ACCATCTATTTTCGCTGATTCTTCCAGCTCATCAGGAATCCCCCTGAAGAAGCTTAGCATCACAAAAATGTTCCACGCGCCCAGTGCATTCGGCAATATGAGTGCCCAGTACGAGTCAAGCAGCCCCAATCCTTTGATTAGTAAATAAGAAGGAATTAAACCGCCGCTGAAAAGCATCGTGAAAAGAATCATCATGGAGAAAAACTTTTGGCCAAACAGCCGTTTTTTAGAGATCGCATATGCTGTCGTTGCCGTTAGGAACGTGCCAATCACGACTCCGCCTATCGTTGAAATGAGGGTGACTTCGAACCCGGACAAGATCGAAACATTATGGAGCACAGCCCGATAGGAAGCCAGGGAGAAGCCGGAAGGCTTCAGAAACAACCCTCCCGTAATCATCGTGGGGTCGCTTAGCGAGCCCATGACGATATACCAGAACGGATAAATCATCACCAGCATGAGCACGATGAAGAACGTGTAGTTGCTTGCGATAAAGACACGCTCTCCTTTGGAAATTCCGACCACCTGCATCACCTCCTACCAGAGCCCTTCTTGGCCGCATTTTTTTACGATTTGATTGGCCGAAATGATCAGCACCATTGCAACAAATGATTTGAATACTCCAGCCGCAGTCGCATAACTATAATCCGCATCCTGAATGCCTACACGGAACACATAAGTGTCAATGATATCCGCCACATCATAGACAAGCGGGCTGTACATCAAGTAGATTTGTTGAAATCCGGCTTCCAATATATTCGCT
This genomic window from Paenibacillus hexagrammi contains:
- a CDS encoding carbohydrate ABC transporter permease; the protein is MVGISKGERVFIASNYTFFIVLMLVMIYPFWYIVMGSLSDPTMITGGLFLKPSGFSLASYRAVLHNVSILSGFEVTLISTIGGVVIGTFLTATTAYAISKKRLFGQKFFSMMILFTMLFSGGLIPSYLLIKGLGLLDSYWALILPNALGAWNIFVMLSFFRGIPDELEESAKIDGAGDLTVFFRIVLPLSKAVIATISLFIAVWYWNDFFSSVIYVSEKDMWQLQMVLKDLISNTSSAIQQAGVAIGFQTEVNGFTIKMASIIVSSIPILIVYPFLQKHFVKGALIGSVKG